One Psychrobacillus glaciei genomic region harbors:
- a CDS encoding M20 family metallopeptidase, with product MIELLKDLIRIKSDDVEGANLALLFCKTWLEDRDIATTILENDSKLMLVAEIGSGEECIIWNGHVDVVPGNAEQFNPYVEGDKLFGRGSADMKAGVAAMMQAFYELSLIPQKLTKRIQLHIVTDEETDGDTSKYLVDQGFNGDFIICGEPTHLHIGLQAKGIIQLDVTLKGKSSHGSRPWEGVNAIEQAFAFDKEMRKLPFLTASNKFYDYPSLNLAKIHAGDRYNIVPDECLVSYDIRFVPGQNDQEILTMIKNVAHIHFPGSEVIVHACEPAVTTEENNSHVLKLQQVTTKWTNSITNLFGQHGSADTRFYAKNGAGAIEFGPSGADWHGEKEYVSISSVEKYKNILVSFIID from the coding sequence ATGATTGAGTTATTAAAAGACTTAATTCGCATAAAAAGTGATGATGTAGAGGGAGCTAATTTAGCATTATTATTTTGCAAAACTTGGTTAGAAGATCGAGATATCGCCACGACAATATTGGAAAACGACTCTAAGCTAATGCTTGTTGCGGAAATAGGAAGTGGCGAAGAGTGTATCATATGGAATGGCCATGTAGATGTTGTGCCTGGAAATGCAGAACAATTTAATCCATATGTAGAAGGTGACAAATTATTTGGGCGGGGATCAGCTGATATGAAAGCTGGAGTTGCTGCTATGATGCAAGCTTTCTACGAACTCTCTTTAATTCCACAGAAATTAACGAAAAGAATCCAACTTCATATTGTGACCGATGAAGAAACAGATGGAGATACATCCAAATATTTAGTGGACCAAGGGTTTAACGGAGATTTCATCATTTGCGGAGAGCCAACTCATTTACATATCGGTCTTCAAGCAAAAGGAATTATTCAGTTGGATGTAACACTGAAGGGCAAATCCAGTCATGGCAGCCGCCCTTGGGAAGGGGTAAATGCGATTGAACAAGCTTTTGCATTCGACAAAGAAATGCGAAAACTACCTTTTTTAACCGCAAGTAACAAGTTCTATGATTATCCCTCACTAAATTTGGCGAAAATACATGCAGGAGACAGATACAATATTGTTCCGGACGAATGTCTCGTGAGTTATGATATTCGATTTGTTCCAGGACAAAACGACCAAGAAATTTTAACAATGATTAAGAATGTTGCTCATATACATTTCCCAGGAAGTGAAGTAATTGTTCATGCTTGTGAACCAGCAGTGACTACAGAAGAAAATAATTCACACGTTCTTAAGCTTCAACAAGTTACAACAAAATGGACGAATTCTATTACTAACTTATTCGGCCAACATGGTTCCGCAGATACTCGTTTCTATGCAAAAAATGGAGCGGGAGCTATTGAGTTTGGCCCTTCTGGAGCGGATTGGCATGGTGAAAAAGAATATGTCTCCATTTCATCCGTAGAAAAATATAAAAATATTTTAGTCTCTTTTATTATTGATTGA
- a CDS encoding DUF4870 domain-containing protein, with product MENNKLLSALSYFSVLFAPLILPIIVFFITHDTKVKQHAKRSLISHLIPIIFMIILFIVIYSSVFSMSYSSFNQPSFFMTSGPLLLVFLYLIIYIITLIWNIIQGVKVLR from the coding sequence ATGGAAAATAATAAACTTTTATCAGCGTTATCCTATTTTAGTGTGTTATTTGCGCCATTAATACTGCCAATTATCGTATTCTTTATTACGCATGATACGAAAGTGAAGCAGCACGCAAAACGTTCGCTTATTTCACATTTAATCCCTATTATTTTTATGATTATTTTATTTATCGTTATCTATTCCAGTGTATTTTCTATGTCTTATAGTTCTTTTAATCAACCTTCCTTCTTTATGACTTCAGGACCCTTATTACTTGTATTCTTATATTTAATTATTTATATCATTACTCTTATTTGGAATATTATTCAAGGTGTCAAAGTGTTGAGATAA